GGTTCAAGCCGGTGAAGGACGGGAAGTACGACATCGTTTGTGCTGAACTGTGCGGCTGGGGACACTACAAGATGAAAGGCCGAATCACCGTCGAGTCGGCAAGCGACTTCCGCGCGTGGCTCCAGAAGGCCTATGACGAACAAGAATTGTCCGAGTATTCGCTGGCTGAGGCAGAGTAAGAAACGATGAGCAGCATCACCGCGGATGGGCAAGCGACTCACGCCCACACATCAAACGAATTCGGCGTTGGCGAGTTCATTACCACGTATGTTTTCTCGCGCGATCATAAAGTGATCGGGCTGCAGTTCCTGTTTTCCACTTTGCTGTGGTTCCTGATCGGCGGCCTGCTGGCGATTGGTATTCGCTGGCAATTGGCCTGGCCTTGGAGCGATATGCCGGTGATCGGGCCGATGCTCTTTTCGGCGGAAGGGGGACAGATTTCGCCAGAGTTCTACACGATGCTCTTCACCATGCATGCCACGGTGATGACGTTCCTGGTGATCATCCCGATTTTGGCCGGTGCGTTTGGCAATTACCTGATTCCGCTGATGATCGGTGCGGACGATATGGCCTTCCCCACGCTCAACATGCTGAGCTACTGGGTGATGTGGCCAGCGTTCTTGTTCTTTGGGGGGAGCTTTTTCGTAGCCGGCAACGGGGCTTCCAGTGGTTGGACGAGTTACCCGCCTCTGTCATCGATTAGCGAAGCGGCACCCGGTAGCGGGCTCGCCCAGACGATGTGGCTGATCGCGCTCACGTGCGTGGGTATCAGTTCGATGATGGGCTCGGTCAATTACATGACGACCATCATTCAGATGCGTGCTCCTGGCATGACGATGATGCGTCTGCCGATGACGATCTGGGGCATGTTCATCACGGCCCTGCTTCAGGCATTCGCTCTGCCGGTGCTGACGGCCGCTGGCTTCATGCAACTGGCCGATCGTATGTTCGGAACCGGCTTCTTTGTGCCGGAAGGGCTGATCGTGAACAACTCGGAAATGGCCGCCGGTGGTGGTCAGCCGCTGTTGTGGCAGCACTTGTTCTGGTTTTACTCGCACCCGGCGGTGTACATCATGATTCTGCCGGCGATGGGTATGGTCTCGGATATCCTGGCTTGTTTTGCTCGCAAACCATTGTTTGGTTACAAACCGATGGTGTACGCGATTTGCGGGATTGCCGGCCTGGGCTTTATTGTCTGGGGACATCATATGTTTGTCTCTGGCATGAACCCCGGACTGGGCATGACCTTTATGGTCGCCACGATGATGATCGCGTTGCCGAGCGCCGTGAAGACGTTCAACTGGCTCGGCACCATCTACGGCGGCAAGATCCAGTTCACCACGCCAATGCTGTTCGCGTTGTCATTTGTATTGATGTTCGTCATCGGTGGTTTATCAGGCATCTTCATGGCCGCCACGCCGGTTGATATTTTCATCCACGACACCTACTTCATCGTCGCTCACTTCCATTACGTGCTGTTCGGTGGCACGGCAATGGCCGTGTTCGGGGCGATTTACTTCTGGTTCCCGAAGATGTTCGGCCGGATGATGAACGAACCGCTGGGGAAAGTTCACTTCCTGCTGACGTTCCTGTTTATGAACGGCACGTTCTTTACGATGCACATTCTGGGAGCGGTCGGGTTCCCACGGCGTCTGGCCGATCCGTACCACTACGAGACCTTCCGGCACTTGCTGCCGATGAACCAGTTCATGACGATCTGTGCCATCTTGATGGTTGCTTGTCAGATCTTCTTCATCGTGAACTTCTTCTACAGCATCTTCTTCGGCCCCAAAGCAGGCCGAAATCCTTGGCATGCCAACGGCCTGGAATGGCAAGCACCGAGTCCTCCTGGCCATGGCAACTTCGACTTCCAGCCGATCGTCTACCGCGGCCCGTACGAGTACAACTCGCCGGAAGTGGATGAAGACTACTACCCACAAACCCAACCACCAAACCAACGCGGCGATACGGACGAGCCTGCGACGATGGTGAATCACTAACTTATGCCCACTCCTGTTCAATCCGAGTCCCCTTGGCCACATCGCCTGGCGATGCTGTTGGTCTGTGCGACCTTTCCACTGATCTGGATCGGTGGTCTGGTAACCACGACCAAAAGCGGCATGGCCGTGCCGGATTGGCCGTCGACCTATGGATACAACATGTTTTTGTATCCGTGGCAGACGTGGGTATTCGGGCCGTATGACCTGTTTCTGGAACATGGTCACCGGTTGTTGGCTTCGACGGTTGGCATGCTGTGCATTGCCTTTTTGGTGCTGGCCATCTGGCGAAAAGACAAGTCGCTGATCTGGCTGGGGGTGATTGCCCTGGTGTTGGTCCTTTCGCAAGGCGTACTCGGTGGACTGCGCGTGGTATGGGATAAAACCACCATTGCTCGCGTGCATGGCTGCGTGGGGCCGCTGTTTTTTGGCTTCCTGGTTTATCTGGAATGCTTCACCTCGAAGCGGCTACGGTTGATGTCCCCGCTCGATTCGTCGCGGAGCGGAAGCTACTTGCGGCTTTCTATCGGCTTTATGGTCGTGGCGTTTCTGCAGATCGTGCTCGGTTCGCTGATTCGACATGTCCCTCTTTCAATGACTCACGGTGCGTTTCGTGCGGCGCTGTTGTTTCATGTGATCACGGCGTTTTTGGTGGTGGTCAGTGCGATTGCGATTTGCTTTACCGCCTGGCGAGATTCACAGGGACAGCGCAGCATTCGTTTCACTTCGACTTTCGCAGTGCTGCTGATTGTTGGGCAGATCGTGCTCGGCATCGCCGCCTATACCGTCAAATACGGCTGGCCGACCTTCCTGCCAGGCGGGGCCTACTTCGGTAGCTTTGTCGTGCAGTGGGAAAGTGCGTTGCAGTCGATGATCGTGACGGGGCACGTCGCGGTTGGATCGTTAATTCTGGCGTGTAGCGTGATGCTGGTCGCCTATTGTCTGCGGTGTTATTCCATCGCTTCCTCACAAGCGAATTCCTCCCCCGCCAAGCACACCCGAAACCCGGGCAAAGAGGTGATGGCATGAGTAGTGGTCCTGCCACGTTGACCGATCGTAAGGCCCGCGTAAAGCAGCAAATGAGCGACTATCTGGAGCTGACCAAGCCCAAGATCGCCGTACTGTTGTTGGTATGCGTGGCGATTGCCGCCTACTGTGCCAGCAACGGCCAGCCCGACGTCGCGCGGTTGATTCATGTAATCGTGGGAACGGCCTTGGTGGCGGCCAGTAGCTGCGTTTGGAATCAATGCCTGGAAGTGCATGCCGATCGACGCATGAATCGCACCGCCCAGCGTCCGATTCCCAGTGGTCGTTTGTCGCGTTACGCGAGTGCCTTGTTTGGCACCTTGCTCGGTTCGGTGGGTATCTCTTACTTGCTGGCAACGGTGGGTGTCATGCCGGCCCTGATCGGGGCGCTGACTTGGATTTTGTACGTGTTCATTTACACGCCGATGAAGCAGGTGACGCCGTGGAACACCACGGTGGGCGCTATTGCCGGGGCGTTGCCGATGCTGATGGGTTGGCTGGCCGTGAACCCGGTGCTCGACCTGAGAGCGGTTGCCCTGTTTGCGATTCTGTTCTTCTGGCAGTTCCCGCATTTTATGGCCATTGCCTGGCTGTATCGCGAAGATTACGCCCAAGGGGGCATGAAGATGTGGTCCGTTGTCGACGGCAGCGGCACGAAGGCCGGTATTCAGGCCGTCTCCGGTGCGATGGCCTTGCTGCTGGTTAGCGTGGTGCCTGGTATCGGTCAGATCGCGACGCCCAACGTTTTCTACATGCTGCTTTCGCTGCTGGGGGGCGTCTTTATGTTGGTCGCCTCGTGGCGTTTTTTCACCTCGCGCGACGACAAGACGGCTCGGCAGTTGTTGTTTGCCTCGTTGATCTATTTGCCCTGCCAACTGGCATTGCTGGTGATTTTGCCCAGCAGCGTCTAACGGAAAAAAGAACCTCAGATAGACTGACCCCGCATGTCCGATTCTCAACCTGAAGATCATCACGGTCACATTCAGCTGGAATACCACCCGGCGTTGCCGCTGTCGCTTGGCAAGCTTTGTCTGTGGCTGTTTTTGTCGACAGAAATCATGTTCTTCGCCGGCCTGATCGGCGCGTACGTGGTGCTGCGATTTGGTGCCCCGACCGGTTCCTGGCCGACACAGCACGACGTGTACCTGAGCGAGCCGATCGGCGCGTTCAACACGTTTGTGCTGATCTGCAGTAGCTTGTCGATTGTGCTCAGCCTGGAAGCCGCTCGCAAGAATCAAAGCGGCGCAGCCAAGAAGTGGCTGCTGGTGACGTTCGTGCTTGGCTGTGTCTTTTTGGGCGTCAAGGCGTACGAATACAAAGAGAAGTTCGCCCACGGGATTTTTCCGACCAAAGAAAACCGCCGGCTTTACGATCAACCAGACGTCTACTACGTATCCGCACTTAAAGTGCGGCTCGAGAACCTCAAGTCAGGCCTCTCCGACGAGCAGAAGAGCGAAGAAGTTCTCGAAGGGGTTACTCGTGTGGACTTCATCGATACGATGCTGACCGGCGGTGTCGCTCATGCCGCGCGAACGGCCACGCAAACCGACAATCCAATCGAGGCCCATGCCATTCTTGAATCGCTGGCTTATGCCGTGCAGCATCACGAAGTGTCCGACTATCAGGCCACGCGGATGCGTAACGAAAAAGCATCCATCGCAGGCCCATTGGCCAAGGTCGAAGAAGACTTGAAGGCCAAGGATGCCCGCAAGACCGAGATATCGGAAAAGCTCAAGCCGCCGGCGGATGGAGAAGAAGCACCCCCCGAGGACCAGCTGCGCGAGATGCGTGTCGAACTGGGTGGTTTGATGCAAGAGATCGCCAAACTGGAACAAGATGCCAAGCCGATGCGCGAGCGGATTGCGTTTCTCGATCTGCTGCTTGCCGACGATGCCCATCTGCTGAACCATGGTATTGGGCATGAAATGGAATGGATGAAGCTTCCCTTCGTGTTACCGAGCGGCAACATGTGGGCCAGCACCTATTTTCTGCTGACCGGTTTTCATGCCCTGCACGTGGTGGTGGGTTTGATCATTTTCGCCTTGGTCCTGTTCAGCACGCTGGATATCAGCAAGTCGCATTACCTGGAAAACGCAGGCTTGTATTGGCACTTCGTCGACCTGGTGTGGATTTTCCTCTTTCCGCTGTTGTACCTGTTTTAAAGAAGTGAATCCGTGAGCGATCCGAACACCCATCCGCCGGCGCACGACCAGCATTTGCATAACGATGAAGAGCTGCACGCCACCACCGGGAACTTGAAGTACTGGGTGGTCTTCGTGGCGCTGTGCCTGCTGACGACGTGCTCGTTTCTAACGTATTTCGATTGGTGGCGTACGGCCATTCCGCCTCATGTGAGCATGGCCTTCATGATGGCCGTTTCGTGCGGCAAGGCCCTGCTGGTGATGCTGTTCTTCATGCACCTTTTGTGGGAAGCCAATTGGAAATGGGTGCTGACTGTTCCGGCTGGCATGATGGCTATCTTCCTGGCTTGTATGCTGATTCCCGATATCGGCTTGCGAACGGAAAAGTACTCGCAGAGCCGCTGGCTGCATGCCCCGGTGCCGCATGTCCAGGTGGACGATGCCGCCGCGTTAGACCATGCACCTGCCGCTCACTAAGTTGAACTGCGAATGATCTCCCCGCGCGCCGTATCGATCGAGAACGTCTCCCATTTCTATGGGAAGCGGCAAGCGCTCAACGAGGTCACCCTGTCGATCGATCCCGGTGAAATCTTCGTCTTTCTCGGTCCTAACGGCGGTGGTAAGTCGACTTTGTTTCGCCTGCTTTCCACGTTAATGCCGCTGTCGCATGGCGAGATCAATATCCTGAGCCGATCCGTTCGTACGCATCAGCACGAGGTCCGTCAGCAGATTGGGGTCGTCTTTCAGATGCCCAGCCTCGATAAAAAACTGACCGTGCTGGAGAACATCCATCAGCAGGCCGCTTTGTACGGAATCACCGGTGCGCTGCTCAAAGAACGAACGGCATTGCTGCTCGATAAGCTGGAACTGGAAGACCGTAAGAAGGACATCGTCGAGGACCTGTCAGGCGGTCTCCGACGTCGTGTCGAACTAGCCAAGGGGATGCTGCATTCGCCGAAGGTCTTGCTACTGGATGAACCCAGCACAGGCCTCGATCCGGCTGCCCGGCAGGCGATGTGGCGGTACCTTGAGTTCCTGCGTACCGACCAAGGCGTTACGGTCATTCTTACCTCGCACCTATTGGAAGAAGCCGAGAAAGCCGATCGAATTGCGATCCTCGATCAAGGCCAGCTCGTCGCACTCGATACGCCTGATGCTTTGAAGGACAAGATCGGCGGAGCTACGATCACGATCCGTTCGCGTCAGCCCGAAGCACTCATTGAAAAACTGCGTGACGAGCTGAATCTGAGTGCTACGGAAGTCAGTGAACTGGTTCGTTTGGAAACGGAAGATGGTCCCGCGACCATTCGCATGATCATGCAAACGGCGAGCGACCTGGTCGATGCGATCACGCTGGCCAAGCCTTCGCTGGAAGATGTGTTTATCGCTATGACCGGCCGGCAGTTTACCGAGGAGGTAAAGTCATGACCTCCGAAGCTACCGCTACCCCTATGCCGTTTGCCGCTGCGTGGTCGCTCTGTCGCCGCGAGATCGTGCGGTTTTTGCGGCAGCGCAACCGAATTATCGGGGCGATTGGTCAGCCGATTATTTTCTGGCTGTTGTTTGGTACCGGGCTGACCGGTGTCTTTCGGGCGTCAGGGCAGGGAGGTGCCGACGAAAGCTTTACCGTCTACTTCTTCCCTGGCACGCTGCTGCTGATCGTGCTGTTCACGGCGATCTTCGCCACGATTTCGATCATCGAAGACCGCAACGAAGGCTTCCTGCAATCGGTGCTGGTCTCTCCCGTACCGCGATGGTCGATGGTGTTGGGAAAGGTTCTCGGTGGAACGATTCTCGCCGTCGGCCAGGCCATGATCTTTCTGCTGTTGGGTTACTTCGTGGGTATCCACATGAATGCCGTGCAGCTTGTTTCTATCTTTGGAATCTTGGTGGTCGCCGGCATCGGGCTGACGTCGCTGGGGTTCTGGCTGGCATGGCGGATGGACTCGACGCAGGGATTTCATGCGGTGATGAACTTGCTGCTGATGCCGATGTGGCTGTTGTCGGGAGCGTTCTTTCCGATTCCCACCAACACCTCTTCGCTCGGGCAGTGGGCGTTAAGCTGGGTGATGACGCTCAATCCAGTGACCTATGCCCTGGGGGCCATTCGACAAATTCTGCATGCGGAAACCGCTCCAAGCTTTTTGGGTGGGCAGACGACTGGGCAATTTTGGTTGCCCAGCGTGGGGCTTGGGGTAACGATTACCATAGTTTTTGCCATTGTCATGTTCGCCTTGGCCTGTCGTGCGGCAGGAAAAACGAGGCGAGGAGATTGGATATGAAACCCACCACTGGAATCTTTGTTTCAGCCGTACTGTTGATCCTGTTGGGGTTGACCATGTTCTGGGCAGCTTACAATCGGGCTCCTGGCGGCGGCAGCATGCCGGTCGACGATCACGCGGCCGAAGGGCCTGAGCTGGAGTTGAACCGAGAGATCGCTCCTTTCAAGTTGATGTCGGCCCAGGAAGAAACGTTCGATACGGCATCTCTGGACGGGGATGTCTGGATCGCCAGTTTCTTTTTCACGATGTGTCCATCGATCTGCAAGATGCAAAATCAGCAGATCGCGATCTTGCAGGAAGAGTTCGCCGACGATGGCGTCAAGTTTGTCAGCATCACCTGTGATCCCGATAACGACACGCCAGCCGTGCTGCGACAATACGCCGAGTCGTTTCAGGCCGAGCCTGGGGTGTGGACCTTTCTGACCGGCGATATGGATCAACTGAAAGAGATCACCGAAGGGTCGTTCCAGGTTGCCTTCGAGACGCAAACGCACAGTGATCGCCTGATGGTGATCGATAAGCAGGGAAAGCTGCGCGGGACCTTCCGAGCCACCGATGCCACCGACTTCCTCCGCGCGAAGAAATTACTGAAGCAGCTGCTGGCCGAGCCCTACGAGCCCGAGGCCAAAGAGGAACCCACGAAAGAAGTCGCTGCGAAAGAAGAGCCACGCAAGCAGACGATGGAAAGCTTTCAGTTGACCGACAGCCTGGACCAGCCGTTTGATAGCAAGTCGCTTGAAGGGGATATCTGGCTGGGTAGCTTCTTTTACACGTCGTGCCCCGGCAGCTGCATCATGCAGAATATGGAAAAGGCCAAGCTGCGAAACGAATTCAAAGATCGCGGTTTGAAGCTGGTCAGCATCACGTGCGATCCCGATAACGATACGCCGGCCGCTTTGGCTGGCTATGGCGAACGCTTCCAGGCCGATCCCGATAATTGGTACTTTTGCACCGGCAAGTTTGATGACATCCAGAAGATCGGCAACGAGTTCTTCGACATCAAGGTCGAGCCACAGTATCACAGCGACCGCGTCTTTTTGGTGGGGCGTGATGGCAAGGTGATCGACTCGTTCCGCACCAGCCAGAAAGATCAGATGGAGTCGTTGCATAAGACGCTGGAGGAAATACTGCCGCCAGCCAAGGAAGATGCTTCCACAACTGAAACCGAGAAGAAGGATTAACGCGTGGACCTGGTATCGCTGTTACCCCATGTGAACGCATCGCTCAACGGCCTGGCCACATTGCTGCTGGTGGTCGGTTTCGTGCTGATCAAGATGGGTAAAGTCAATGCACACAAATGGACGATGCTGGGCTGCTTCGGCGTGTCGGTCGTGTTTCTGGTGTGTTACCTGGTCTATCATGCGCTGATGGAAGGTCACAGCAAGACGTTTCCCGAGTATCCGGCCAGTTGGATTCGCTACAGCTACTACGGGATGCTGCTGACCCATGTGGTGCTGGCAGCGGTCGTCCCCTTTCTGGCCGTCATTACCATCTACCTGGGCCTCAAAGATCGCCGGGAAGCGCACCGTAAAATTGCCATATGGACCTTTCCGATCTGGCTTTATGTTTCCATTACCGGCGTCTTGGTTTATCTTTGTTTGTATCAGTTCTTCCCGCCTGAGGTCGCGGCTTAGGATCATGAACGCCCTGAAAGCCATCTTCGTCAAACCGATATACGCCGCAGCTTTGCTGTTGGTGCTGGGAGCCCCTTCGTGGGCCTGGGCGTGTCCTACGTGCAAAAATGGCCTGAGCGATAACTACGTCAGCGCGTATGCGTTCAGTATCTTGTTCATGATGATCGTGCCCTATGTACTGCTGGCAAGCTTTTTCTCGTACATTGTGGTTTGCTACCTGCGTAGGCCCGCGACCGAGCGAAAGGAACTGTCCGCCGACGAACTGAGCGAGATCGCACTGAAAAAAGCAAAGCAGGGTATTCCTACCCAGCCCCCTGCGTTTGACTAGTCCGGCGGGTTCTTCGTGTCTTTTCTCTAGAAATCAGCCGTTCTAACTGGCACCCTTTCCCCCAATAGTTGGTGGAATCGCAAGTTCCAGGCTGACGCTTTGCTTTTCCGGGACTGTGGCGGCTTCTATACTGTAAGGCGAAGGCAATTTTCGTCAGGAATAGCGAGTGCATGAGACCTAGGCCAACGCTGACATCGCGATCTGCAGGACTTGTTTGGGTCCTTCCCTTCTTGCTCCTGGGCGCGACACATGCCTTGGGCCAGGTTC
Above is a window of Blastopirellula marina DNA encoding:
- a CDS encoding heme-copper oxidase subunit III; translation: MSDSQPEDHHGHIQLEYHPALPLSLGKLCLWLFLSTEIMFFAGLIGAYVVLRFGAPTGSWPTQHDVYLSEPIGAFNTFVLICSSLSIVLSLEAARKNQSGAAKKWLLVTFVLGCVFLGVKAYEYKEKFAHGIFPTKENRRLYDQPDVYYVSALKVRLENLKSGLSDEQKSEEVLEGVTRVDFIDTMLTGGVAHAARTATQTDNPIEAHAILESLAYAVQHHEVSDYQATRMRNEKASIAGPLAKVEEDLKAKDARKTEISEKLKPPADGEEAPPEDQLREMRVELGGLMQEIAKLEQDAKPMRERIAFLDLLLADDAHLLNHGIGHEMEWMKLPFVLPSGNMWASTYFLLTGFHALHVVVGLIIFALVLFSTLDISKSHYLENAGLYWHFVDLVWIFLFPLLYLF
- the cyoE gene encoding heme o synthase; amino-acid sequence: MSSGPATLTDRKARVKQQMSDYLELTKPKIAVLLLVCVAIAAYCASNGQPDVARLIHVIVGTALVAASSCVWNQCLEVHADRRMNRTAQRPIPSGRLSRYASALFGTLLGSVGISYLLATVGVMPALIGALTWILYVFIYTPMKQVTPWNTTVGAIAGALPMLMGWLAVNPVLDLRAVALFAILFFWQFPHFMAIAWLYREDYAQGGMKMWSVVDGSGTKAGIQAVSGAMALLLVSVVPGIGQIATPNVFYMLLSLLGGVFMLVASWRFFTSRDDKTARQLLFASLIYLPCQLALLVILPSSV
- a CDS encoding SCO family protein encodes the protein MKPTTGIFVSAVLLILLGLTMFWAAYNRAPGGGSMPVDDHAAEGPELELNREIAPFKLMSAQEETFDTASLDGDVWIASFFFTMCPSICKMQNQQIAILQEEFADDGVKFVSITCDPDNDTPAVLRQYAESFQAEPGVWTFLTGDMDQLKEITEGSFQVAFETQTHSDRLMVIDKQGKLRGTFRATDATDFLRAKKLLKQLLAEPYEPEAKEEPTKEVAAKEEPRKQTMESFQLTDSLDQPFDSKSLEGDIWLGSFFYTSCPGSCIMQNMEKAKLRNEFKDRGLKLVSITCDPDNDTPAALAGYGERFQADPDNWYFCTGKFDDIQKIGNEFFDIKVEPQYHSDRVFLVGRDGKVIDSFRTSQKDQMESLHKTLEEILPPAKEDASTTETEKKD
- a CDS encoding ABC transporter permease, with product MTSEATATPMPFAAAWSLCRREIVRFLRQRNRIIGAIGQPIIFWLLFGTGLTGVFRASGQGGADESFTVYFFPGTLLLIVLFTAIFATISIIEDRNEGFLQSVLVSPVPRWSMVLGKVLGGTILAVGQAMIFLLLGYFVGIHMNAVQLVSIFGILVVAGIGLTSLGFWLAWRMDSTQGFHAVMNLLLMPMWLLSGAFFPIPTNTSSLGQWALSWVMTLNPVTYALGAIRQILHAETAPSFLGGQTTGQFWLPSVGLGVTITIVFAIVMFALACRAAGKTRRGDWI
- a CDS encoding DUF420 domain-containing protein — its product is MDLVSLLPHVNASLNGLATLLLVVGFVLIKMGKVNAHKWTMLGCFGVSVVFLVCYLVYHALMEGHSKTFPEYPASWIRYSYYGMLLTHVVLAAVVPFLAVITIYLGLKDRREAHRKIAIWTFPIWLYVSITGVLVYLCLYQFFPPEVAA
- a CDS encoding COX15/CtaA family protein; protein product: MPTPVQSESPWPHRLAMLLVCATFPLIWIGGLVTTTKSGMAVPDWPSTYGYNMFLYPWQTWVFGPYDLFLEHGHRLLASTVGMLCIAFLVLAIWRKDKSLIWLGVIALVLVLSQGVLGGLRVVWDKTTIARVHGCVGPLFFGFLVYLECFTSKRLRLMSPLDSSRSGSYLRLSIGFMVVAFLQIVLGSLIRHVPLSMTHGAFRAALLFHVITAFLVVVSAIAICFTAWRDSQGQRSIRFTSTFAVLLIVGQIVLGIAAYTVKYGWPTFLPGGAYFGSFVVQWESALQSMIVTGHVAVGSLILACSVMLVAYCLRCYSIASSQANSSPAKHTRNPGKEVMA
- a CDS encoding ABC transporter ATP-binding protein, which produces MISPRAVSIENVSHFYGKRQALNEVTLSIDPGEIFVFLGPNGGGKSTLFRLLSTLMPLSHGEINILSRSVRTHQHEVRQQIGVVFQMPSLDKKLTVLENIHQQAALYGITGALLKERTALLLDKLELEDRKKDIVEDLSGGLRRRVELAKGMLHSPKVLLLDEPSTGLDPAARQAMWRYLEFLRTDQGVTVILTSHLLEEAEKADRIAILDQGQLVALDTPDALKDKIGGATITIRSRQPEALIEKLRDELNLSATEVSELVRLETEDGPATIRMIMQTASDLVDAITLAKPSLEDVFIAMTGRQFTEEVKS
- a CDS encoding cytochrome C oxidase subunit IV family protein, with protein sequence MSDPNTHPPAHDQHLHNDEELHATTGNLKYWVVFVALCLLTTCSFLTYFDWWRTAIPPHVSMAFMMAVSCGKALLVMLFFMHLLWEANWKWVLTVPAGMMAIFLACMLIPDIGLRTEKYSQSRWLHAPVPHVQVDDAAALDHAPAAH
- a CDS encoding cbb3-type cytochrome c oxidase subunit I, with the protein product MSSITADGQATHAHTSNEFGVGEFITTYVFSRDHKVIGLQFLFSTLLWFLIGGLLAIGIRWQLAWPWSDMPVIGPMLFSAEGGQISPEFYTMLFTMHATVMTFLVIIPILAGAFGNYLIPLMIGADDMAFPTLNMLSYWVMWPAFLFFGGSFFVAGNGASSGWTSYPPLSSISEAAPGSGLAQTMWLIALTCVGISSMMGSVNYMTTIIQMRAPGMTMMRLPMTIWGMFITALLQAFALPVLTAAGFMQLADRMFGTGFFVPEGLIVNNSEMAAGGGQPLLWQHLFWFYSHPAVYIMILPAMGMVSDILACFARKPLFGYKPMVYAICGIAGLGFIVWGHHMFVSGMNPGLGMTFMVATMMIALPSAVKTFNWLGTIYGGKIQFTTPMLFALSFVLMFVIGGLSGIFMAATPVDIFIHDTYFIVAHFHYVLFGGTAMAVFGAIYFWFPKMFGRMMNEPLGKVHFLLTFLFMNGTFFTMHILGAVGFPRRLADPYHYETFRHLLPMNQFMTICAILMVACQIFFIVNFFYSIFFGPKAGRNPWHANGLEWQAPSPPGHGNFDFQPIVYRGPYEYNSPEVDEDYYPQTQPPNQRGDTDEPATMVNH